The genomic window AGAAGTTTGTATATAGTCCAAGAATTGAACCTGCAATTACAATATTCCTCTAAATTAAGCAGAAAACCATTTAAATGTAAAGTATAACTTACTATAACAACTACATACAATATAATTAAAGCATTGTTAATAATACTAATCTTCAATTTCAAATAGAATTTTAGTGAAGTCTGAACCAATATCTTTTATAATATTCGTAACACTTCCAATTACAATGTCCATAGTTTTATCAATTACGATTAACATACCTTCTTTATCTTTTAATGCTTTTACAAAGTAATGTTTGTTTCCTTCTATTTTATAAAAATATTCATATTGTCCTTTTGCATCAAAATAGTCGCTTACTTTGACTGATTTACCGTTTATAGCAATGGTTTTTTCAAACATTTCATGTCCACTAATCTTTGCAATTAAATCCTTATAGTCTCCAATTGAAGAAACAGTTTTATCCAAAAAAATAAGCATTCTAGGTACGTCCAATGTTTGTTTGAATAGCTTTGAAAATTCTTCGAGTTGTTGTGTAGATTCTAATTCGTATTTTTCAATAATAGTTGAAACTCTTTGTATACTTTTTGCTGATAAAGAAGGAATATCATAACCTGCTTTGATAAGTACGTCTAGAGCCTTTACTCCAGATTCTTTTGCAAGTAGTCTCTCTATTGTCTCTCTATAAAACTCACTTTTACCTTTAAACAAAGTATTAAAATCTATTGAGATTTTAAGTAAATCAACTGTTTCAAAGGTTCCTAATTTTAGTTTGTTCTTAAAAAATAAAAATCCATTTCTTAAGAATGTTTTATTGGTTAAGAGGTGTTGTTTAAATCGAGGTAGTATTCTTCCCAATACTGCAGGAATTACACATTGTACTCCTGCTACTTTTAGGTGTTTATAAAATTCTTCCTTGTTATTTGAAACAAACAACCGGGCTACTTGCTCTTGATCCAATCCTATAATACAATCAAAACCTGCTTCAACTATCTCTGAACTTGGATTTAGAACCTCTTTTATTCCAGCTAGCATCATATCTTCCATAAAATCCGAATAAGGGATGGTTTCTCCATAAGAAAGAACTTCATGTGCTATTAAATTACCTAATCCTTCTTCTAAGGCACCTTTTATAAATTTTTTAGTGGCATCTTTACCGAATTGTTGTAATACGTTGATACCATTCCGTGCAATAAGACGATGTGCCATAAATGCCATTAATACGTCTTTTGATGAGTTTGCAGCAAATGAAGCCCATAAAAAAGCAGCAGAGTCTGTGCCAAATAGTGCAACATATTGATCATAACCATCCTTCATGGATATGGCTTCTGCATTACCTTCTAATTCTAGGGTTACAAGAAATTGTCTGAACTTTGAACTGTCCTCCATTAATTCTTGCCGGGATTCTAAATCATTTAATGAGTACTGGTAGGTAACTTTTTTACCTTTACTTTCATAATAAACCCAATCTGTAGAATTTTTATTATAATTATCCGGAATGCCTTGTCTTAGATTTATATTAGAAAATATAACCTGAGCATCTCTAGCATACGTTTCAATTGGAAAATGATCCTCTTGATGAAATTGTTCTAAAGTGTAAATTTTATTTTCTTGAAGATAGTTTAGAATAGTATTATTAATGGAATTAAAGGTTCGGTTGTTTTTAAAAGCTTTATGATGAAAAGCAAAGGTTTTATCCTCTAACTTTTTGGAGATATAATTGCAAAAGTCAATAAAATCCTTTCTTTTTTCATCAGGAATTTCGTTTGATAGTTTATAAAAAATAGCGGTACCCTTTCCATCGATGACTCCTTCAGCTAAGGAATCATCACATTGTTTACCTTGTCTACTGATGGTTAAGATATCTTCTGGAAAAAAAGGTGGAATCGCTTTTCCGGTATAAGTATTGGATATAACCGGGTTGTTCCATCTAGCCTCTACGATACAATCTAAATACTGATTACCATACCTTTTCTTTGCTATTGAAAAAATAACTTTTCCTACCGGAGCATAACGTATCGCTTTAAATTTAACTTGCTCGAATAATCGAGTAAACTCCTCTGTATTTACATTATTTGTTTTAACTATATCAACATTATCTTGACTGATATAACCTAAGAAATTTTGACTGTTTGATCCGTATACCCCGTAGTATTTCTTTTCACCTAATTTAAACGCAATAACAGCACCATCTTCGTTAAATTTTAGATGTGTGGCATTTGGTATTTCGATAGCTGTTCCGATGGGAGACAGATAACAGTAATCTTTCCATTTATTGATATCAATATTGAGGTATTTTGTAATAGCATTTTGAATCAATTCCCCATCCTCCTCATCTTGAAATACATAAAACTTTAAATCTGGGTTATGGATTTGAGCCCAATCCAGGTGATTTAAGACTACACCCTTACCATAATCCATTAACCAGGAGGTTGCGCTTTCTTCAGTATTCAGTTCGGTAAAGGGGTGTTGTAAAGCAAAAACCCCATGTCCGATTTCGTGAGCAAGGGTCTTGGCCAGGTTTCCTTTTCCTTCTTCATTATTAGTATTGACATTATCCGTAAAGACAAATCCAAATTGACGTTGTAAAGGCATAAATCCGGCAATAGGTCGGGAAGGTTTAATATCATTAAAAACAAAAATATAATAGGTGTTTTTAGAATAAGAACCATTTGCCTTAAAAGCAGAAATCACGTCTTTTTGTTCCTCATTATAAGTGGATAACCAGGGTTTGTCTCCAATATCCAAACCATTCGAACCTACTTGGTTCGGGTTATAATTAAACCTAGTAACGTATGGTAAAATCGATACCGTGGCTACCCCGGGTTTAAACATATTGGCTACCTCCGTAAAAATACCGTCCGGAAGGTTGGCATCATTTACTGCAACTACTTCAACTTTTACTTGCCGCTCAGTTAAATGCCATAATGTAAACGCCCCGGCAGTAAGTTGCTTTTCCGTATCATCGGGCGAAGGAACTGTTGCAAAAATAGTTTCATGTTCAAAATTATAATGACCTTTTACGGTCAGTTCGATAGTATTATTATCTACAATTTTAGTTACCAACTTCTCACCTTGCCTAGTTTTAAATACAACAGTTTCCAGGTCGTAGGTAGCATTTTTTTGATCAATTTTTGCAGTTATGGTAGTGCTTTCACCGTTTTTTACAGCATGGTGCTGGATGGCATAATCTTTTCCTTCGGTATCTTTAATGACCTCGTAGTATTCGGTCAATTTTTCCTGTTGACTCTCAGGCAATGGATCAAATCCATAAGTTCCTTTTTGATTAAAAGTGATTAGGATATCAGGAGCAGTCAAGGATTCAATGTCTCCTTTATCATTTACTCCTTCCACATTTGTTGCCGTAACCGCACCTGCTTCATCTATTACTCCACCTTCAGAAACATTTCCTTCACTGTCTACATGGTACACATTTCCACTGGAATCGGTAATCACCGTATCGTCTGTTGCCAGTTCTTCAATCACTTCCCCGGTTTCCGGGTTGGTAATTATAATCTTTCCGTCTGTAACCGTAATATCTTCTTTAGAGACTTCAAAATCCGTAGTAATTTCGCGGAGGTCATTATCTCCTTCAAAAATTTCTCCAGTAGTTTCTATAATATCTCCCGCCGTATCTGCTATCTCATCTATATCTACAATATTACCTAAGCTTTCGTCATAGGTAGTTACCACCATTCCTTCGGCTAATTGCTTGTCTGTATTTACCAGGATATTGGTAAACGCTACCCCGATTTTTATACTTTCAAGATATGGAACTAGTACGTAGCCTTTTCCAGTAAACCTTCCTTCGCTTCCGCTGGATTCCAATACTTTAATATTAAAATCTCCGGCAATAAAAGAATCTCCTTTTTCCAGGGTAGGTAAAGGTTCTTTATTATCTAAATTAATATCCGGACTAATTCCACAATTAATTGCAGTAGACACCTCATCTTCTGTAGTGGTAGTGATTTCTTTCATAACCGACCAGGCACTTTCTGAAATCGAACAGGTTTTCTGTAGTTGGTATTCATAGGTAGTAGCAGCTTTTAAATCCCATAGTGTAATCCAGTTGGTGGAGGTTCTGCTGGTAAACCAGTCATTTTTTCCCTTTTTTCGATACCGTATGGTGTAGGTAGGGATATCGTTTGTATAATCTTCCCAATTGATATTTACCTGGTGTGCCCCTTTTATTTCCTCTGTAACCGTAATAGGTAGATCGCAAGGAGCGGTATGATTAAAATAGTAGATTTCACTATAGCCGTCATTTTTAAATAATCCGATTTCTTCAGCACCTTGTTTGGCTTTTGCCTGTATGCGCCAGGCGTATCTTTTATTAGGTAATAATAGGGGAGCCGAAGGTCCGTACAAAAAAGTGGTAGACCGGATGGTGGTTTGAAAAACCGGGGGACTGCTTAAAAAAGCAGTTTGCGGATCTACCTTCGAATCCCAAATCTCAACCAAGCTTAATTCGTACTCGACGTTACTTACATTAATCTGGCGGGGTGACCATTGAAACAGGATATTCTGCGGATTTACCTGTACAACCGTACTTTTATTTGCCGGGGTAATTAATAAAGGCGGCCCGTTTTTAAAAACCAGGGTAGTGGTACAACTACGTGCTGAAAGTCTTCGACCAGTCAGCACATCAAATACTTCAAAACAAATCTGGTAAGAACCGTCCGGAATGCCGTTATTATATTGAGTAGCTGAAAGGCCTTGTATATTAGAAAAACTAAAATAAGGAGCCAGCTGCGCCCCGTTTAAAACCGTAGGAATTCCCCCGTTTAAAAAGAGGGGAGGTACATTGGTAACTGTTGCTTTACTTTCAAAACGCAATCCCTGCCCTTCAAAATATACTTTTAACCGAACTTCGCGATCCGTAATGGTAAAGTCATTTAAAGTTATTTGTACACGTAAAGGACCATTAGTCACATTTTCATTTGCATAGCCGGCAAGATTTACCGGAGAAGGCGGAATGTTTTGTACTATTACCTGCACCGGAGACGAGGACCCCTGGCTTGATAACTTGGCTACGCCAAAAAACAGGAACAATGCAATCTGTAAATTTCTTAAAAGAATTTTTATGTTTATAAAAGCTAAGGGCAAATACTTCATAGTAAATCCTGTTATTTTTTTACTATTTTTTGAAGTGAACTACCGTACGAAGTTTCTAATACTACCGCATACACCCCGGACGGGAGATTGGAAATATCAAAAGGAATTTGGTAACTATTATTACGATCCGCTTTTTCATACGCCATCATCTGGTTACTGACGAAACTAAACACTTTAACCGATACGGCCCCAGTAGTTCCTAATTCAACGGCGACCGTAAACTTTCCATCTGAAGGATTCGGGTACATGCTAAAGTTTTCAATATTGTTTTTAGGGGCATCCGGTGTTACAGAAGGATTGATATCCTCCGTATTTTGCTCCAGTACCGCTATTTCTTTAATAGTTGTAGTTTCACAATTTCCTACGGTAGTTTTTAACCCAACCTGATATACTCCGGGTTCTGAAAAAGTTAAAATTACTTCATCTGCCGTATTGGTTTTAATTTTAGCTTCCTCAGGTAAAATCCATTCCACCGTATCCGGAACCGGAAAACTAATATCTACCATAATCAAGTCATCGTTTAAGAAAATCTGACTAGACATGGCAAATTCGGAATTGATTACCGCATCACTTTTAAAAACCTGTATTTGATGTTCTGCTACACATCCGTTACCATCTATAGCCAATACACTGTAAAGACCGGATTGAGGTGGGTTTATAACTGCTCCTGTAGCTGTAAACCCTTTATCAGAAGTCCAGTCGTAGGTTATATTATTACCCTCCGGAATGCTGGCATCTAGTTCCGGAACCTGATTACTACAGAAGGTAATTGTATCCGGTAACGGAATTATCAACTGTTCCGGGTTGTCTAATTCATAAGTTCTAATCTGTGTTCCTTGCGGAAGTCCGGTAATGGTCACCGTATACGAACCAGCACATAATCCTGTAATAGCAGGAGTGGCCATACCATTACTCCAGGTATAGTTAAAACTCCCGATACCTTCGTTCACAAGTAAAGAAATACTTCCATCACAGCCATTGTAACACGTAGGGTTTATTGGAGTTTCCACAATAATATCTGGTTGTTCGATTTCAAAAGCCTCAATAAATACACATCCGTTTTCCTGATTGGTAGCATTTGCATCCCGGACTTCGAGCATATAATTACCGGCTTTTAAGTCATAAATATTTTGATCTGTTGAAGCAAATCCGTTGTCGGCAATCCACTGGTAGGTATACGGAGGAGTACCGCCAATAACCTCAATTTCTAGAGAACCATCGGTTCCGCCAAAACTGGAAACATCCATTAAATTTTCTACGATTACTTCGATCATATCAGGTTCGCCAATTTGATAATTTCTCCCTTCTGAAGTGCCAAAAGGTAACCCGTCAATAGCCACCGAATAGCGTCCTTTTCCAAGCCCGTTTACCGGATTCGAAGTTCCAACCACTTCCCCAGTAGTTTCATTCGTCCATTCAAACGAAATTTCAGTATCATTATTTCCCTGATTTACTACCAGTGCAATCGTTCCATCAGTTCCCTGATAACAACTGGGATCGGTAATTACGGCTGTAATTTCATTAGGTTCTGATATGGTAAACTCTTCGCTATACACACAGCCGTTGTTAAACGGTGGCAACGCGTTTTGATCTCTGATTTCTATGGTATAAACACCACTGGTAGCATTTACTAAATCCTCCCGGTTGGATACTTCAATACCGTTTTTTCTCCAACTAAAAGTAAAGTTTTCTCCAATCGTATAATTTGCATCCCGGGTAACTGAAATATCAATGAACCCTTCATTGCCGCCGTAGGTGGTAATTGCTTCCCTATTTTCAACTAACAATCCTAAAACACCCGGTTCATCAACCAGGATTCCGTTGGTAATGTCTGACAAACATCCTTTTTCATTTCTGATTTGAAGGTCAAAAATTCCTCCGTTTGCTAAGGTGATCTTATTATTAGTTAAAGTCAACCAGGTTAAACCTCCGTCCAGGGTGTATTCATAAGTATTTCCACCCCCGGGCGTAAGTTGAATTTCACCATCTCCAGATCCATTACAGGTAAAAGGAACGGTAACTACGTTTGAAATAGCAACTTTTTCCGGATCAACCAGGTTAATTACCATCGAGCGGTATAAAGTTTCCGGATTACTAAAATCGCCACCTACCGGAATGACTTCCAATACATAACTACCTGGCTTAAGAGCATCGATAGTAGTTGTAGTTTTATTTGGAATTACTACACCATTTCTTACCCAACGATAAGAACCTCCATTCGTAACCGGTATGGTAATTGCGCCGTTATTCGCTTCAAAACATGAAATTTGAGTAACGTTCGGGGTACTGAATTGCGGGACTTTTAAAGATTCTAAATTGATTACGTTTGAAGTATCCCTGCAACCCGAAGCATCCGTGACTTCTACATAATAATCCCCGGGTAACAAACCCTGAAAGGTATAAGAGGTATTTGAGGAAATACTATTTTCTATCACTACATTAGTATTGGCGTTACGTAAAGTAACTATATAAGGAGCGGTACCAAAATCCATACTCACCCGTAATTTTCCATTTGCTGAAGTAGGGTTAAATGGAATTTCGGTAATACTAAAGTTATTAATAGCAAAGGGTGTGGTGACTTGATTAATTCGAACTAAAGCTGTTTCCGTTCCAAGACAGGTATTTCCACCTGAAATTCGCCGTGCCTGAAATTTATAAGAATTACCCGGAAGTAAGTTTATAAACGTAGGAGAAGCCTGCCAACTATTGTTACCCACAATTCTGTACTGCAGATTACCAGCACCATTTTCAGTTCCCCCGTTAGCAGAAAGATTCACCGTACCTCCTTCATTTCTACAAACCGGTTGTACGGTAGAAGCTATAGAAGTAACTACTTGAGAAGGTCCGCGAACCGTAAATTGTTCGGTGATCGCACCACTTTTTACGGTCACATTACTACCATCATATTTTACTTCCTGATAAACAATATAATAATTTCCTGGTTCTATATCGTTTCCTGTATTTCCACTAAAAGTTCCGTTTCCATTTGCAATTAATCCGCCCAAACGATAGTTTTTATAGGCTTGCGGGGGATTAGTATTTTCGAAATTGGTTCCAAAATCTGCCGGATTCCCCTGGTATAAAAAATACCGCATTTCAAAACCATTCGCTACATCCACATTATTATCAAAGGTAACTGTAGCAGCTCCATCATTGGCTCCAAAACAGGTGTTGTCAGTGATTGCGACTGTGCCTACTTGTTTTGGAGAAGCATCTATAAAAGTAAATTCTAAGGTAGTATCTGTTGACCAACCATTACATAAAGCAATTCTATACTGAATGGGGCGGTTTAAATAATTCCTAAAATTGGTTCCAAAGGCTTCTTGTGCCGTAAATGTTATGTTTTCTTTATTTCTTAATGAAGAAGGTAGTGCTGTCCAGTTACGGCTAAATGGATCAAAATACTCCCAACCGTAAACCCGTAAATCATAGTTTGGGGTACCTCTTAAATTAACTTTATCTGAAGTGCTTCCATTTGGATTAATAGAAGAAATATCGAAGTTTATTGGTACTATTATATATTTTCCCTTTTCATCTTGTACACATCCTTGAAAGTCGTATTCAAATATTTCGCAAAAAATATTTGAACTTCGAATTATATTACATTTCTGCTGATTATAATCACAGAATACTTCTCCATCTTGACATTCTTCTTCTCTTCCACTAGTTGAAAAACATACTTTATAAGGAAGGATTTTTCCTTGTCTTGTAGTAGAGGTTACGTATTGTCTATGACTATCACTTCCGCATCCTCCTCTATGGTCAAATTCAATATCAAATTCTTCTAATTCATAATACTTGGATATTGGATCAAGTTGTGAATACGTCATATGGTTTGATATTGATATTATACTTAGAATTAGTAATATACTCTTCTTCATCTCTAATAAATCACATTAATTTTCTTAATTCCAGACGGCACTCCACCTTTAGTCAGAACCTGTAATCCGTATTGATACTCGGATCCGGCTTCTATATTTATATCCTGATAAGTATTAACCTTTTGATCAAAAACCTGGTATAGTTTTAATTTTTCTCCGGCTTCACTTTTATACAATCGGCAGGTAGTTACCTCATTTCCGGTAACTTTCCAGGATACCTTGATAAAACGGATTTCTCTATTGGCAACTGCATTTAATTTAATTGCATCCTTTTTTATAGCTTTTTGTTCCGTTACTATAGTTACCGGATTTGCCGGGCTGCTTTCCAGACCAGATTGGTCTCTAGCTACTATGGTGTATACATATTTATGATTGCTTTTAATTTTAGCATCTTTATAAGTAGTTGCTTCCGGAACCATTTTAGCCACTAATTCCCATACTTTCGCAGATTTGGTAAGATTCTTCCTGTAAACCAGATGATTAGTTACATCATCACTGGTACTAGCTACCCAAGATAGAAACACTTCGTTTTCCTGAACCTTATAAGAAGTAATCACCGGGGGAGAAGGGGGGGTGTTATCTGGTTTTTGAATTTTTAAAATTTTAGAAAACCCGGACGAATTATAACGTAAATCCTCTGCTTTTAGCTTATAATATATATACTTATTCGTACTGTTGATCGCAATGGTATCGGTAAAGCTATTGTTCCGCACTTCTTTTTGAGTGATCTGAGAGAATTCAGCTTCCGGGTTGTTTGCCCGGTAAATCCGATAGCCTAATAAATCAGGTTCACTATTTTTTTGCCAGAGTAGTTGTACCACGCCCAAAGTATTTATAGTAGCTGTCATTCCAACCGGGGGTTGAGGGGGTTCGTTATCTTCAGGTTGTATCAGGGTAGTGAAAGATTCGCTATTGATTCCTGCTTTACCCATAGCTACGATTTTAAAGTAATTGGTACGGTGTAGACCGGTATATGTAACTTTTCGAAGGTTAGGTGCTATATTAGAACGGACTACCGTAAAAGGACCTTCATCAGTTTTACCCTGACGTAGTTCAAACCCGGTAATCAGTTCATTTCCTTCCTCTGAAAAATCCCAGGCTAAAATAACCGTATTGGCATCCGGAATTTCTTTAGAAGTGATAAAAGGTACAAAATTTAAGGCTTTTTTAGCTGTTCCCTGAATGCTATTTGAAGCCGGACCTACTTCCCCAAACGAAGTCAAGCCAATAACCCGGTAGTAATAGGTTTTATCATTTGGAATAGAGTCACTATAAAATAAGGCTACATCTTTTGCATCTTTAGCTTGTTGTGCATTATACATAGGGCTACCCGTAAGCCGAGTGAAATTTTGGTTGTCAGAAGAACGTTCAACATAATAAGAGTTGTAGGTTTTTTTAAGAATATCATAATTCCAGCTTAACAACACATGCTGATCTCCAAAATCTGCGGCTAACCCTATAGGTTTGGGTAATTCTTCGTAAAAATCAAGACCGGAGAAAATAGTTCCTTCCCGAATTGTCAAACCCTCATCCGATGGGAGCGGTACGGTAATGCGATATGCGTATTTTTCTCCGTTTCGTACCGTGGTATCAATAAATCCCCAACCTGCCAGAAGTGCGGCTTTAAAACTTTGTTCGGCAGCAAGCAGAGAAAAGGTAAACCTTCGTTCTAATTCTTCATTAGCTGCAATCATACTTTCCATAGCATTCATGGTTTCTACACTAAAGGAATCCCCGTATAACGCTTGTGCAATAACGGCCGCATTTTGATCTTCTTGCGCTATGGTCTCCCACGTTGGTAAAGGTTGTGGTACCAAAGCGTTTGGGGTCAAAATTTCAATTTCTTTAGGGATCACCGGGTTTTCATTTCTGGAAATTGTGATTCGTTCGATGATAAATCCGTATTGATTTGCTTTTTTCCAGGCTAACGGATTATTTACCGCCCAACGCAATAAAATTCGATCTTTTTGTGGTCTGGATAATACCTGTATCGCAGCATCCTGGGAGAACCCTATTTTAGCAAAGCAAAGAAGTATGATGACCAAAAATGATTTATACACGTTTATTGAATTTATTCTTTATTGATTGATATATTTTATCTCATATCCTTTACGATACATTTCTCCCGGAGTGGTATACATTATG from Aquimarina sp. ERC-38 includes these protein-coding regions:
- a CDS encoding fibronectin type III domain-containing protein — its product is MKYLPLAFINIKILLRNLQIALFLFFGVAKLSSQGSSSPVQVIVQNIPPSPVNLAGYANENVTNGPLRVQITLNDFTITDREVRLKVYFEGQGLRFESKATVTNVPPLFLNGGIPTVLNGAQLAPYFSFSNIQGLSATQYNNGIPDGSYQICFEVFDVLTGRRLSARSCTTTLVFKNGPPLLITPANKSTVVQVNPQNILFQWSPRQINVSNVEYELSLVEIWDSKVDPQTAFLSSPPVFQTTIRSTTFLYGPSAPLLLPNKRYAWRIQAKAKQGAEEIGLFKNDGYSEIYYFNHTAPCDLPITVTEEIKGAHQVNINWEDYTNDIPTYTIRYRKKGKNDWFTSRTSTNWITLWDLKAATTYEYQLQKTCSISESAWSVMKEITTTTEDEVSTAINCGISPDINLDNKEPLPTLEKGDSFIAGDFNIKVLESSGSEGRFTGKGYVLVPYLESIKIGVAFTNILVNTDKQLAEGMVVTTYDESLGNIVDIDEIADTAGDIIETTGEIFEGDNDLREITTDFEVSKEDITVTDGKIIITNPETGEVIEELATDDTVITDSSGNVYHVDSEGNVSEGGVIDEAGAVTATNVEGVNDKGDIESLTAPDILITFNQKGTYGFDPLPESQQEKLTEYYEVIKDTEGKDYAIQHHAVKNGESTTITAKIDQKNATYDLETVVFKTRQGEKLVTKIVDNNTIELTVKGHYNFEHETIFATVPSPDDTEKQLTAGAFTLWHLTERQVKVEVVAVNDANLPDGIFTEVANMFKPGVATVSILPYVTRFNYNPNQVGSNGLDIGDKPWLSTYNEEQKDVISAFKANGSYSKNTYYIFVFNDIKPSRPIAGFMPLQRQFGFVFTDNVNTNNEEGKGNLAKTLAHEIGHGVFALQHPFTELNTEESATSWLMDYGKGVVLNHLDWAQIHNPDLKFYVFQDEEDGELIQNAITKYLNIDINKWKDYCYLSPIGTAIEIPNATHLKFNEDGAVIAFKLGEKKYYGVYGSNSQNFLGYISQDNVDIVKTNNVNTEEFTRLFEQVKFKAIRYAPVGKVIFSIAKKRYGNQYLDCIVEARWNNPVISNTYTGKAIPPFFPEDILTISRQGKQCDDSLAEGVIDGKGTAIFYKLSNEIPDEKRKDFIDFCNYISKKLEDKTFAFHHKAFKNNRTFNSINNTILNYLQENKIYTLEQFHQEDHFPIETYARDAQVIFSNINLRQGIPDNYNKNSTDWVYYESKGKKVTYQYSLNDLESRQELMEDSSKFRQFLVTLELEGNAEAISMKDGYDQYVALFGTDSAAFLWASFAANSSKDVLMAFMAHRLIARNGINVLQQFGKDATKKFIKGALEEGLGNLIAHEVLSYGETIPYSDFMEDMMLAGIKEVLNPSSEIVEAGFDCIIGLDQEQVARLFVSNNKEEFYKHLKVAGVQCVIPAVLGRILPRFKQHLLTNKTFLRNGFLFFKNKLKLGTFETVDLLKISIDFNTLFKGKSEFYRETIERLLAKESGVKALDVLIKAGYDIPSLSAKSIQRVSTIIEKYELESTQQLEEFSKLFKQTLDVPRMLIFLDKTVSSIGDYKDLIAKISGHEMFEKTIAINGKSVKVSDYFDAKGQYEYFYKIEGNKHYFVKALKDKEGMLIVIDKTMDIVIGSVTNIIKDIGSDFTKILFEIED
- a CDS encoding T9SS type A sorting domain-containing protein, which codes for MTYSQLDPISKYYELEEFDIEFDHRGGCGSDSHRQYVTSTTRQGKILPYKVCFSTSGREEECQDGEVFCDYNQQKCNIIRSSNIFCEIFEYDFQGCVQDEKGKYIIVPINFDISSINPNGSTSDKVNLRGTPNYDLRVYGWEYFDPFSRNWTALPSSLRNKENITFTAQEAFGTNFRNYLNRPIQYRIALCNGWSTDTTLEFTFIDASPKQVGTVAITDNTCFGANDGAATVTFDNNVDVANGFEMRYFLYQGNPADFGTNFENTNPPQAYKNYRLGGLIANGNGTFSGNTGNDIEPGNYYIVYQEVKYDGSNVTVKSGAITEQFTVRGPSQVVTSIASTVQPVCRNEGGTVNLSANGGTENGAGNLQYRIVGNNSWQASPTFINLLPGNSYKFQARRISGGNTCLGTETALVRINQVTTPFAINNFSITEIPFNPTSANGKLRVSMDFGTAPYIVTLRNANTNVVIENSISSNTSYTFQGLLPGDYYVEVTDASGCRDTSNVINLESLKVPQFSTPNVTQISCFEANNGAITIPVTNGGSYRWVRNGVVIPNKTTTTIDALKPGSYVLEVIPVGGDFSNPETLYRSMVINLVDPEKVAISNVVTVPFTCNGSGDGEIQLTPGGGNTYEYTLDGGLTWLTLTNNKITLANGGIFDLQIRNEKGCLSDITNGILVDEPGVLGLLVENREAITTYGGNEGFIDISVTRDANYTIGENFTFSWRKNGIEVSNREDLVNATSGVYTIEIRDQNALPPFNNGCVYSEEFTISEPNEITAVITDPSCYQGTDGTIALVVNQGNNDTEISFEWTNETTGEVVGTSNPVNGLGKGRYSVAIDGLPFGTSEGRNYQIGEPDMIEVIVENLMDVSSFGGTDGSLEIEVIGGTPPYTYQWIADNGFASTDQNIYDLKAGNYMLEVRDANATNQENGCVFIEAFEIEQPDIIVETPINPTCYNGCDGSISLLVNEGIGSFNYTWSNGMATPAITGLCAGSYTVTITGLPQGTQIRTYELDNPEQLIIPLPDTITFCSNQVPELDASIPEGNNITYDWTSDKGFTATGAVINPPQSGLYSVLAIDGNGCVAEHQIQVFKSDAVINSEFAMSSQIFLNDDLIMVDISFPVPDTVEWILPEEAKIKTNTADEVILTFSEPGVYQVGLKTTVGNCETTTIKEIAVLEQNTEDINPSVTPDAPKNNIENFSMYPNPSDGKFTVAVELGTTGAVSVKVFSFVSNQMMAYEKADRNNSYQIPFDISNLPSGVYAVVLETSYGSSLQKIVKK
- a CDS encoding fibronectin type III domain-containing protein, whose product is MYKSFLVIILLCFAKIGFSQDAAIQVLSRPQKDRILLRWAVNNPLAWKKANQYGFIIERITISRNENPVIPKEIEILTPNALVPQPLPTWETIAQEDQNAAVIAQALYGDSFSVETMNAMESMIAANEELERRFTFSLLAAEQSFKAALLAGWGFIDTTVRNGEKYAYRITVPLPSDEGLTIREGTIFSGLDFYEELPKPIGLAADFGDQHVLLSWNYDILKKTYNSYYVERSSDNQNFTRLTGSPMYNAQQAKDAKDVALFYSDSIPNDKTYYYRVIGLTSFGEVGPASNSIQGTAKKALNFVPFITSKEIPDANTVILAWDFSEEGNELITGFELRQGKTDEGPFTVVRSNIAPNLRKVTYTGLHRTNYFKIVAMGKAGINSESFTTLIQPEDNEPPQPPVGMTATINTLGVVQLLWQKNSEPDLLGYRIYRANNPEAEFSQITQKEVRNNSFTDTIAINSTNKYIYYKLKAEDLRYNSSGFSKILKIQKPDNTPPSPPVITSYKVQENEVFLSWVASTSDDVTNHLVYRKNLTKSAKVWELVAKMVPEATTYKDAKIKSNHKYVYTIVARDQSGLESSPANPVTIVTEQKAIKKDAIKLNAVANREIRFIKVSWKVTGNEVTTCRLYKSEAGEKLKLYQVFDQKVNTYQDINIEAGSEYQYGLQVLTKGGVPSGIKKINVIY